A portion of the Dehalococcoidia bacterium genome contains these proteins:
- the jag gene encoding RNA-binding cell elongation regulator Jag/EloR: MTKEGVEATGRTLEEAIDNALAQLGLSRDQVHIEVISPGRPGILGIGAEEARVRVVPLEAYTPPGEEGPEEGVVVKDPTAPEVAKAVEYLQEILRLLGLRARVSVRAPETAADGRGRASAVLDVVGDEGEDLGILIGRRGSTLAALQHIINVMINRQFGTRVIVTVDVEGYKRRREESLRNLALRMAEKAKQTGRPVTLEPMPPAERRIVHLALVNDPDVVTSSIGNGEARKVIISPRRRPRPSSRS; the protein is encoded by the coding sequence AGCTCGGGCTGAGCCGTGACCAGGTTCACATCGAGGTGATAAGCCCGGGGCGTCCAGGCATCCTGGGCATCGGGGCGGAGGAGGCACGGGTGAGGGTGGTGCCCCTTGAGGCCTATACGCCGCCGGGGGAGGAGGGCCCTGAGGAGGGGGTGGTGGTGAAGGACCCCACCGCCCCGGAGGTGGCCAAGGCCGTGGAGTACTTGCAGGAGATCTTGCGCTTGCTGGGGCTGCGGGCACGGGTGAGCGTGCGGGCCCCCGAGACGGCCGCCGACGGCCGGGGTCGCGCCAGCGCAGTACTAGATGTCGTCGGCGATGAAGGGGAGGACCTCGGCATCCTCATCGGCCGTCGTGGCTCTACCTTGGCCGCCCTTCAGCACATCATCAACGTCATGATCAACCGCCAGTTCGGCACAAGGGTCATCGTCACGGTGGACGTGGAGGGCTATAAGCGCCGACGGGAGGAGTCCCTGCGCAACCTGGCCCTGCGGATGGCCGAAAAGGCCAAGCAGACGGGGCGGCCGGTGACCCTGGAGCCCATGCCCCCGGCCGAGAGGCGCATCGTCCACCTGGCCTTGGTGAATGACCCGGACGTGGTGACCTCCAGCATCGGCAACGGGGAGGCGCGCAAGGTCATCATCTCCCCCAGGCGTCGGCCTCGCCCCTCCAGCCGCTCGTAG
- a CDS encoding PfkB family carbohydrate kinase, which produces MPRFLVVGHLVQDLMPGGWRLGGTAAYASLTAARLGLEALVVTSASFVPQELEGVQMHVVPSPVTTQFHNIYEGGRRRQVVTARAQPLGLRHIPPAWRGAEIVLLGPVVGEVPVRLAAAFPRALVGACLQGWLRHIGPGGEVGPRPAQRWRGIQHLRPCQALFISDEDISSQEAGPVLERWAQQVPIVAYTRGERGAEVAYKGIWRHIDAFPAVTVDPTGAGDVFAAAFLVALWEGADAFEAARFASAAASLVVEREGLLGVPWREQVASRLQSYPDIVCR; this is translated from the coding sequence ATGCCCCGCTTCCTGGTGGTGGGGCACCTGGTGCAAGACCTGATGCCCGGGGGGTGGCGCCTCGGGGGGACGGCGGCCTATGCCAGCCTGACCGCTGCCCGCTTGGGCCTGGAGGCCCTGGTGGTGACTTCGGCTTCCTTCGTCCCCCAGGAGCTGGAGGGGGTCCAGATGCATGTGGTCCCGTCGCCCGTCACCACCCAGTTCCACAACATCTATGAGGGAGGCAGGAGGCGGCAGGTGGTGACGGCGCGGGCCCAACCCCTGGGCCTTCGCCACATCCCTCCTGCGTGGCGGGGAGCGGAGATCGTGCTCCTGGGGCCGGTGGTGGGGGAGGTGCCTGTGCGGCTGGCCGCCGCCTTCCCGAGGGCCTTGGTGGGTGCCTGCCTCCAGGGGTGGCTGCGCCACATCGGCCCTGGGGGAGAGGTGGGGCCGCGGCCGGCACAGCGCTGGCGGGGGATCCAACACTTGAGGCCTTGCCAGGCCCTCTTCATCTCCGATGAAGACATCTCCTCCCAGGAGGCGGGTCCTGTCCTGGAACGTTGGGCGCAACAGGTGCCCATTGTGGCCTATACCCGTGGGGAGAGGGGGGCGGAGGTGGCCTACAAAGGCATCTGGCGCCACATCGATGCCTTCCCAGCGGTGACGGTGGACCCCACGGGAGCAGGAGACGTCTTCGCTGCTGCCTTCTTGGTAGCCCTATGGGAGGGAGCCGATGCCTTTGAGGCCGCCAGGTTTGCCTCAGCGGCCGCCTCCCTAGTGGTGGAGCGGGAGGGGCTCTTGGGGGTGCCTTGGCGGGAGCAGGTGGCCTCCCGCCTACAGTCCTACCCCGACATCGTCTGCCGCTGA
- a CDS encoding S-adenosylmethionine decarboxylase: MHLVVDGYGGDPELLADEAVVRSMLELYPSLLGMSVIYPPTVVRYNGPVPEDWGYSGFVMIAESHIAVHTFPARGMVWVDVFSCRPFHPQAVLTDLRARFRLKDINVTELPRGLEYLPRAATPQRQTMSG; this comes from the coding sequence ATGCACCTGGTGGTGGATGGCTATGGTGGCGACCCCGAGCTCCTGGCCGATGAGGCCGTCGTCCGCTCTATGTTGGAGCTTTACCCTTCTCTGCTGGGCATGAGCGTCATCTATCCCCCGACTGTGGTGCGCTACAATGGCCCGGTGCCTGAGGACTGGGGTTACTCGGGCTTCGTCATGATCGCCGAGAGCCATATCGCCGTCCACACCTTCCCCGCCCGGGGCATGGTGTGGGTGGATGTATTCTCCTGCCGCCCCTTCCATCCCCAGGCGGTGCTGACGGACCTGAGGGCCCGCTTCCGCCTAAAGGATATAAATGTGACGGAGCTGCCGCGGGGCCTGGAATACCTGCCCAGGGCGGCCACCCCTCAGCGGCAGACGATGTCGGGGTAG
- the holB gene encoding DNA polymerase III subunit delta' has product MMGRWGLIGHDGPLQALEAYLAAGRLPHAFLIVGPPQVGKGTLALRLAQALNCVAPPKERPCGHCHQCRRIAQGIHPDVQVMSVEGGHREIRIAQVRELERSLYLKPYEGRMRVAIVDPADAMNLEAQNAFLKTLEEPPDQVTLVLVTAREMRLLPTVRSRCHRLALCPVPTAVLAAALEERGLPRAEAYALARLAHGRPGLAIALATGPSLAQRWQEEVHRAASIPRLGVRQRLEMAQAIAAEPGPWGPAWVLEVWRRWWRDVLLVQSGAQELVSHVTMMDELESLASSVPPAMVAPFLEAISRTLSYLEDNVNPRLALEALLLAAPWQQNMAA; this is encoded by the coding sequence ATGATGGGCAGGTGGGGCCTTATAGGCCATGATGGCCCCCTTCAAGCCCTCGAGGCCTACCTGGCAGCGGGGCGCCTGCCCCACGCATTTCTGATAGTGGGGCCGCCCCAGGTGGGCAAGGGGACCCTGGCCCTGCGGCTGGCTCAGGCCCTCAACTGCGTTGCTCCCCCCAAGGAGCGGCCTTGTGGCCACTGTCACCAGTGTCGGCGCATCGCCCAGGGCATCCATCCCGACGTGCAGGTGATGAGCGTGGAAGGTGGGCATAGGGAGATCCGAATAGCCCAGGTGCGGGAGCTAGAGCGGTCCCTCTATCTAAAGCCCTACGAAGGGCGCATGCGGGTGGCCATAGTCGACCCCGCCGATGCCATGAACCTAGAGGCCCAGAACGCCTTCCTGAAGACGTTGGAGGAGCCCCCAGATCAGGTGACCCTGGTGCTGGTCACCGCGCGGGAGATGCGCCTGTTGCCCACAGTCCGCTCTCGCTGCCATCGGCTGGCCCTGTGCCCTGTGCCCACCGCCGTACTGGCCGCCGCCCTGGAGGAACGGGGGCTCCCGCGGGCGGAAGCATACGCCCTGGCGCGCCTAGCCCATGGCCGCCCTGGCCTGGCCATCGCCCTGGCCACCGGCCCATCCCTGGCCCAGCGGTGGCAGGAAGAGGTGCATCGAGCTGCCTCCATACCCCGGCTGGGAGTGCGCCAGCGGTTAGAGATGGCCCAGGCCATAGCCGCCGAGCCCGGCCCCTGGGGCCCGGCCTGGGTGCTGGAGGTCTGGCGACGTTGGTGGCGGGACGTCCTGTTAGTGCAGTCGGGGGCACAGGAGTTGGTCTCCCACGTGACCATGATGGATGAGCTAGAGTCGCTGGCCTCTAGCGTCCCCCCAGCCATGGTGGCCCCCTTTTTGGAGGCCATATCCCGCACCTTGAGCTACTTGGAGGACAACGTCAACCCTCGTCTGGCCCTGGAGGCCCTCCTGCTGGCGGCCCCGTGGCAGCAGAACATGGCAGCCTGA